A single Oleidesulfovibrio alaskensis DSM 16109 DNA region contains:
- a CDS encoding ABC transporter permease — MIRLEKRHTPLRHPNLLTLLLALATAFITGALVISAYGANPLTAYSLMLRGALGSGYGLAEVAVKAIPLTLTGLAVALAATMQLWNIGCEGQFVMGGIGATWAALYLAPFLPPWAVLPAVILCGAAAGCLWALIPAALKVWTDVSEILSTLLLNYVAIIIVEHLYFGPWRDPGGFGFPGTMTFPQQAMLPRLFGMRIHAGILLALAATAALAVMLGRSKWGYATRVMGAGPRAARYAGMNVGRNILLVMGISGALAGLAGMGEVSAIHYRLQEGFASGYGFDGIIVACLASMQPLRVPACAALLGVFLVGGEQLSSFMQLPASISRILEGALLFGFLLGETVQRYHIRFTPAAAAGNTDA; from the coding sequence ATGATCCGTCTGGAAAAACGTCATACCCCGCTGCGCCACCCCAATCTGCTCACCCTGCTGCTGGCGCTGGCCACAGCCTTCATCACCGGAGCGCTGGTAATCAGCGCGTACGGCGCCAATCCGCTTACCGCGTATAGCCTTATGCTGCGCGGTGCGCTGGGGTCGGGCTACGGGCTGGCAGAAGTGGCCGTCAAAGCCATTCCTCTTACCTTAACCGGCCTTGCCGTGGCGCTGGCAGCCACCATGCAGCTGTGGAACATCGGCTGCGAAGGTCAGTTTGTCATGGGCGGCATCGGCGCCACCTGGGCGGCGCTCTACCTTGCGCCTTTTCTGCCGCCGTGGGCTGTACTGCCGGCTGTCATTCTGTGCGGCGCGGCCGCCGGCTGCCTGTGGGCTCTTATCCCCGCAGCGCTCAAAGTCTGGACCGATGTCAGTGAAATTCTTTCCACTCTGCTGCTGAACTATGTGGCCATAATCATAGTGGAACACCTGTACTTCGGCCCTTGGCGCGACCCCGGCGGGTTTGGTTTTCCGGGCACCATGACATTTCCGCAGCAAGCCATGCTCCCCCGTCTTTTCGGCATGCGCATCCATGCCGGTATCTTGCTGGCGCTGGCAGCCACGGCAGCACTGGCCGTCATGCTGGGGCGCAGCAAATGGGGCTACGCCACCCGCGTCATGGGCGCAGGGCCGCGGGCGGCACGTTATGCAGGCATGAACGTGGGCCGCAACATACTGCTGGTCATGGGCATCAGCGGAGCTCTGGCCGGTCTGGCCGGCATGGGCGAAGTTTCCGCCATCCACTACCGCCTGCAGGAAGGCTTCGCCTCCGGTTACGGCTTTGACGGCATCATCGTGGCCTGCCTGGCATCCATGCAGCCGTTGCGGGTACCTGCCTGCGCTGCCCTGCTGGGAGTCTTTCTGGTTGGAGGCGAACAGCTTTCCTCGTTCATGCAGCTGCCCGCATCCATCAGCCGCATACTTGAAGGGGCGCTGCTGTTCGGCTTTCTGCTGGGCGAAACCGTGCAACGCTACCACATACGTTTTACACCCGCAGCTGCCGCCGGAAATACCGATGCATGA
- a CDS encoding ABC transporter permease produces MIEDIVFISKIAMKSSVAVLFAALGEIYAERSGVLNLGVEGMMLVGALCGVAAGLATGNVWLGVAGGMLAAGLFSLIHAFFSITLRVNQTLSGLALTILGAGLASFLGRAYIGKAALRMKVWNVPYLHDIPVVGKIFFTHTPLVYVAYVLLPLAAWVLLRTRTGLKIRAAGEDAGSADAMGVNVVLLRYLCTFFGGCMAGLGGAYLSIAYTPGWKENMTMGQGWVAIAMVIFATWYPFRAFLGALLFGGLTALQFYFQATGIEVIPVNLLRMFPYLITILVLIVVMRLDKTRGRGGAPASLGVPFSREG; encoded by the coding sequence ATGATTGAAGATATTGTATTCATTTCAAAAATAGCCATGAAGTCTTCGGTGGCGGTGCTGTTTGCCGCGCTGGGAGAAATTTATGCCGAGCGTTCCGGAGTGCTCAATCTGGGCGTTGAAGGCATGATGCTGGTGGGCGCACTATGCGGCGTGGCCGCCGGACTGGCCACGGGAAACGTATGGCTGGGCGTGGCCGGCGGCATGCTGGCTGCCGGACTTTTTTCGCTGATACACGCTTTTTTTTCCATCACGCTGCGCGTCAACCAGACGCTTTCCGGTCTGGCGCTCACCATTCTGGGAGCCGGTCTGGCCAGCTTTCTGGGACGGGCATACATAGGCAAGGCCGCCCTGCGCATGAAGGTGTGGAACGTTCCCTATCTGCACGACATCCCCGTCGTCGGAAAAATATTTTTCACGCACACGCCGCTGGTGTATGTAGCCTATGTGCTGCTGCCGCTGGCAGCGTGGGTGCTGCTGCGCACCCGCACCGGCCTTAAAATACGCGCCGCGGGCGAAGATGCAGGCTCCGCAGATGCCATGGGTGTCAACGTGGTGCTGCTGCGCTATCTCTGCACATTTTTCGGCGGCTGCATGGCCGGGCTGGGGGGCGCGTATCTTTCCATCGCCTACACCCCCGGCTGGAAGGAAAACATGACCATGGGACAGGGCTGGGTAGCCATCGCCATGGTCATCTTTGCCACGTGGTACCCGTTCCGCGCGTTTCTGGGCGCGCTGCTGTTCGGCGGACTCACGGCTCTGCAATTTTATTTTCAGGCGACGGGCATAGAAGTCATTCCCGTCAATCTGCTGCGCATGTTCCCGTACCTGATAACCATACTGGTGCTTATCGTGGTCATGCGGCTGGACAAAACCAGAGGCAGAGGCGGCGCACCGGCTTCGCTGGGCGTACCCTTCAGCCGGGAAGGCTAG
- the ade gene encoding adenine deaminase has protein sequence MKNNTMNTLIGAAQDESPVDLLVRNVRLVNVLSGEIHDAHIAVKDGIVVGFEEYEALHVVEGNGRHCIPGLIDGHIHIESTLLSPARFAAAAAPHGTAAVMCDPHEIANVMGAEGIEYMLHASAGLPLSVYVMMPSCVPATHMETAGATLRAEDVQDFLSRYPDRMPGLAEMMNYPGVLFRDDEVMAKLEAAASHVIDGHAPLLRGKALNAYVLGGPASDHETSDADEAREKLRKGMHLMIREGGSQEHNLEELVTVLNEFNTQNVSFVSDDKVVNDLMESGHMDDILRKAMAAGIPPVRAVQMASINTARYFRLHRRGAVAPGYRADFVLLDDLQTMRISECYLGGRNVKEIDFTGHSAAFSANTVHVAGLNTDSLHVAAGNGNLRVIGIVPGQVITHALELPPTLREGAAVADPSRDLAKLAVFERHKGTGNVGLGFTAGLGLHKGALAGTVSHDSHNLIVAGMDDADMITAAEEVQRIGGGLAVACDGRVLASLPLPIAGLMSDAPVEDVLAGLRGVNEALATLGYKLSSPFAALAFLSLAVIPSLKLTDKGLVDVHKFEIVPLWTA, from the coding sequence ATGAAAAACAATACCATGAACACACTTATCGGCGCGGCGCAGGATGAAAGCCCCGTGGATCTGCTGGTCCGCAACGTCAGGCTGGTCAACGTGCTTTCCGGCGAAATCCACGACGCGCACATCGCCGTCAAAGACGGCATTGTTGTGGGATTTGAAGAATATGAAGCCCTGCACGTTGTTGAAGGAAACGGACGCCATTGCATTCCCGGTCTGATCGACGGGCATATCCATATTGAATCCACCCTGCTGTCACCCGCACGTTTTGCCGCCGCGGCCGCGCCCCACGGCACTGCCGCGGTCATGTGCGACCCCCACGAAATAGCAAACGTCATGGGCGCTGAAGGCATTGAATACATGCTGCACGCCAGCGCCGGTCTGCCGTTGTCCGTTTATGTGATGATGCCTTCGTGCGTGCCCGCCACACACATGGAAACAGCCGGAGCCACCCTGCGGGCGGAAGACGTGCAGGATTTTCTTTCGCGCTACCCCGACCGCATGCCCGGACTCGCGGAAATGATGAACTATCCCGGAGTACTTTTCCGCGACGACGAAGTAATGGCAAAACTGGAGGCAGCAGCTTCTCACGTCATTGACGGCCACGCCCCCCTGCTGCGCGGCAAAGCGCTGAATGCCTATGTGCTGGGCGGCCCCGCAAGCGATCACGAAACATCCGATGCGGACGAAGCCCGCGAAAAGCTACGCAAAGGCATGCACCTGATGATCCGCGAAGGCGGCTCGCAGGAGCACAACCTCGAAGAGCTGGTCACCGTCCTCAACGAATTCAATACCCAGAATGTCTCTTTTGTCAGCGACGACAAAGTGGTCAACGACCTGATGGAAAGCGGACACATGGACGACATACTGCGCAAGGCCATGGCTGCCGGCATTCCCCCTGTCAGAGCCGTGCAGATGGCTTCCATAAACACGGCCCGCTATTTCCGGCTGCACCGTCGCGGTGCGGTGGCCCCGGGCTATCGCGCAGACTTTGTCCTGCTGGACGACCTGCAGACCATGCGCATCTCCGAATGTTATCTGGGCGGGCGCAATGTCAAAGAGATCGACTTCACAGGGCACAGCGCAGCCTTCAGCGCCAACACCGTGCATGTGGCCGGTCTGAACACGGACTCGCTGCATGTGGCGGCCGGCAACGGCAACCTGCGCGTCATCGGCATAGTGCCGGGACAGGTGATAACCCATGCTCTGGAACTGCCGCCCACCCTGCGCGAAGGTGCCGCAGTGGCCGATCCTTCACGCGATCTTGCCAAACTGGCCGTTTTTGAACGCCACAAAGGCACCGGCAACGTGGGGCTGGGATTCACCGCCGGTCTGGGGCTGCACAAGGGCGCACTGGCCGGTACCGTATCGCACGATTCGCACAACCTGATAGTGGCGGGCATGGACGATGCCGACATGATTACCGCCGCGGAAGAAGTGCAGCGCATCGGCGGCGGTCTTGCCGTCGCCTGTGACGGCCGCGTGCTGGCATCACTGCCGCTGCCCATTGCCGGACTGATGAGCGATGCCCCCGTGGAGGATGTGCTTGCCGGTCTGCGCGGCGTAAACGAAGCGCTTGCCACACTGGGATACAAGCTCAGCAGCCCCTTTGCCGCGCTGGCGTTCCTCTCTCTTGCCGTTATCCCCTCGCTGAAGCTTACCGACAAGGGCCTTGTGGACGTCCACAAATTCGAAATCGTCCCCCTGTGGACAGCCTGA
- a CDS encoding SO_0444 family Cu/Zn efflux transporter, giving the protein MSELLARYAFAVWDILLDASPYVLLGFFVAGLLKAYLPEDLVARHLGKGRFLPVLKASLFGVPLPLCSCGVIPAAAGLRQQGASRGATTSFLISTPETGVDSIAVSYALLDPVMAVVRPVASFFTAIIAGVAVNSLPEEESPQAASSAAAATAATHQGCSCGPHAGTEHTHGIMPAPVVLPAAEHAASAGCGCGSCGHDSPAPRTMREKFGSGMRFGFGELVADIGKWLMVGILLAAVITTLIPDTFFASYLGDGLMSMLVMLVVGMPLYVCATASTPVAAAMAVKGLSPGAALVFLLAGPATNAATFTVVARLMGRKVAAVYLASIAVCSIALGLAVNWLYAYLGLSITSWVGAAQEESHGVIAIASAVVLLGLVAYRTLPGIFRRGHNAHGHSHGCSCGH; this is encoded by the coding sequence ATGTCTGAACTTTTAGCCCGCTACGCATTCGCCGTATGGGACATCCTGCTGGACGCATCACCTTATGTGCTGCTGGGTTTTTTTGTGGCCGGTCTGCTTAAAGCTTATCTGCCAGAAGATCTGGTGGCGCGCCATCTGGGAAAAGGGCGCTTTCTTCCGGTGCTCAAAGCGTCGCTTTTCGGGGTGCCTCTGCCTTTATGCTCATGCGGAGTTATTCCCGCCGCTGCCGGGCTGCGCCAGCAGGGAGCAAGCCGCGGCGCCACCACATCGTTTCTGATTTCCACGCCGGAAACCGGCGTTGACTCCATAGCCGTCAGCTACGCACTGCTGGACCCCGTCATGGCGGTTGTCCGGCCGGTGGCCTCGTTTTTCACGGCCATCATCGCCGGAGTGGCAGTAAACAGCCTGCCGGAGGAAGAATCCCCTCAGGCGGCTTCATCAGCGGCCGCTGCCACCGCAGCGACACATCAGGGCTGCAGCTGCGGCCCGCATGCCGGAACAGAACACACTCACGGTATTATGCCCGCACCGGTTGTGCTTCCCGCCGCGGAGCACGCAGCATCTGCGGGTTGCGGCTGCGGGTCGTGCGGACATGACAGCCCCGCCCCCCGCACCATGCGGGAAAAATTCGGCAGCGGCATGCGGTTCGGCTTCGGCGAACTGGTTGCGGACATCGGCAAATGGCTCATGGTGGGTATTCTGCTGGCTGCCGTCATCACCACGCTTATTCCCGACACATTTTTTGCCAGCTATCTTGGTGACGGCCTTATGAGCATGCTGGTCATGCTGGTGGTGGGTATGCCCCTGTATGTCTGCGCCACCGCCTCAACCCCCGTGGCTGCGGCCATGGCCGTCAAGGGACTTTCACCCGGTGCCGCGCTGGTCTTTCTGCTGGCAGGGCCGGCGACCAACGCGGCGACTTTCACGGTAGTTGCCAGACTGATGGGCCGCAAGGTTGCCGCCGTGTATCTGGCCAGCATCGCGGTATGTTCCATTGCACTCGGTCTGGCGGTAAACTGGCTGTATGCCTATCTGGGACTCAGCATCACTTCATGGGTGGGGGCCGCACAAGAAGAATCACACGGCGTTATCGCCATTGCTTCCGCGGTGGTGCTGCTGGGACTGGTGGCCTACCGCACCCTGCCCGGAATCTTCCGGCGGGGGCACAACGCACACGGGCACAGCCACGGGTGCTCATGCGGGCACTAG
- a CDS encoding bacterioferritin: MTASGREERRANVIEVLNKARAMELQAIHQYMNQHYGLDDMDYGEMAGKMKLIAIDEMRHAEAFAERIKELGGEPVTDYPGTIEKRQDVKKIYAFDTDLEDDTIDAYNQFLQVCRENGDSISAKLFETIIEEEQLHLSYFDNENNHIETLGDAYLSRIAGTPSSTGLTPQGFAVAKGGA; this comes from the coding sequence ATGACCGCATCAGGAAGAGAAGAAAGACGCGCCAATGTCATTGAAGTTCTGAACAAGGCCCGCGCCATGGAGCTTCAGGCCATTCACCAGTACATGAACCAGCACTACGGGCTGGACGATATGGACTACGGCGAAATGGCAGGCAAAATGAAGCTGATCGCCATTGACGAAATGCGCCATGCGGAAGCCTTTGCCGAGCGCATCAAAGAACTGGGCGGAGAACCCGTGACAGACTATCCCGGCACCATTGAAAAGCGTCAGGATGTTAAAAAAATCTATGCCTTCGACACCGACCTCGAAGACGATACCATTGATGCTTACAACCAGTTTCTGCAGGTCTGTCGCGAAAACGGCGACAGCATCAGCGCCAAACTGTTTGAGACCATCATTGAGGAAGAGCAGCTGCACCTGAGCTACTTTGACAATGAAAACAATCACATTGAAACTCTGGGCGATGCATATCTTTCGCGCATTGCCGGAACCCCCTCGTCCACGGGACTTACCCCGCAGGGCTTTGCCGTGGCCAAGGGCGGCGCATAA